The Breoghania sp. genome has a segment encoding these proteins:
- the ytfQ gene encoding galactofuranose ABC transporter, galactofuranose-binding protein YtfQ encodes MKTILTAVALAAFGASAAFAQTVGFSQIGSESGWRAAETTLTKQQAEERGITLKFSDAQQKQENQIAAIRSFIAQGVDAILLAPVVATGWDSVLKEAKEAEIPVILLDRQVNSDKSLYLTAVGSDLVHEGEVAGQWLVDHVAGKECRVVELQGTTGSSPAIDRKTGFQNAIAGHDNIEIVRSQTGDFTRAQGKEVMESFLQAEGGGQNICALYAHNDDMAVGAIQAIKEAGLKPGEDILIVSIDAVPDIFKAIAAGEANATVELTPNMAGPAFDVLKAYMDDGTTPPKFIQTESKLYTRANDPEGEYERRKNLGY; translated from the coding sequence ATGAAAACCATTTTGACAGCGGTCGCGCTTGCGGCCTTCGGCGCGTCAGCCGCCTTCGCTCAGACCGTGGGCTTTTCGCAGATCGGATCGGAATCGGGCTGGCGCGCGGCTGAGACGACCCTTACAAAACAGCAGGCCGAGGAGCGCGGGATCACCCTGAAGTTCTCCGACGCTCAACAAAAGCAGGAAAACCAGATCGCAGCCATTCGCTCGTTCATTGCGCAGGGCGTGGATGCGATCCTTCTTGCCCCCGTTGTGGCAACGGGCTGGGACAGCGTGCTGAAAGAAGCCAAGGAGGCGGAGATCCCCGTCATCCTGCTCGACCGGCAGGTAAACAGCGACAAATCGCTCTATCTGACGGCGGTCGGATCGGATCTCGTGCATGAAGGCGAAGTCGCAGGCCAATGGCTGGTCGACCATGTCGCGGGCAAGGAATGCCGTGTCGTGGAATTGCAAGGCACCACAGGATCATCGCCGGCGATCGACCGGAAGACCGGGTTTCAGAACGCCATTGCGGGTCACGACAACATCGAGATCGTGCGCAGTCAGACCGGCGACTTCACCCGCGCGCAGGGCAAGGAAGTCATGGAATCCTTCCTGCAGGCTGAAGGCGGCGGGCAGAACATTTGCGCGCTCTACGCCCACAATGACGACATGGCCGTCGGCGCCATTCAGGCCATCAAGGAAGCCGGTCTCAAGCCGGGCGAAGACATTCTGATCGTCTCGATCGACGCCGTGCCGGACATCTTCAAGGCAATCGCGGCGGGCGAGGCCAACGCGACAGTCGAACTGACGCCGAACATGGCCGGCCCAGCCTTCGACGTGCTCAAGGCCTACATGGATGACGGAACCACGCCTCCGAAGTTCATTCAGACCGAGTCGAAGCTCTACACCCGGGCCAACGATCCCGAAGGTGAGTACGAGCGTCGCAAGAACCTCGGTTACTGA
- a CDS encoding aldehyde dehydrogenase (NADP(+)), whose product MLDNIQLSGKHLIAGQWVEGGTEFKSDPVTGSARTVCSGGATEIDRAVRAAEQAFATYGWSERETRARFLETIADEIEARGAALTALGANETGLPKARLEGERARTTGQLRMFAAHIRKGDYLDRRHDVALPDRQPLPRPDLRLIQRPLGAVAVFGASNFPLAFSTAGGDTAAALAAGCPVVYKGHPAHPATGELVARAIEAAIEALSLPAGTFGFVQSNTNEAGEALVRHPLIRAVGFTGSFHGGKALFDIAMSRPEPIPFYGELGSINPVFVFPAALAARGREIGAGWAGSLTMGVGQFCTNPGIVVLPQGPDGDAFRDAALRALDEIAPQPMLTQGVARGYADAVARVAATARRLTEAKVPPARCGAPVVFEVTDTEWLATPDLAQEMFGPAAILVRTASPETMMRVAKSFSGQLTATVQMDAEDTEQARNLMPVLERMAGRILANGFPTGVEVADAMVHGGPFPASTNFGATSVGSLGIRRFLRPISFQNLPEALLPADLRDV is encoded by the coding sequence ATGCTGGACAATATCCAACTCAGCGGAAAGCACCTGATCGCAGGCCAATGGGTCGAGGGCGGGACGGAGTTCAAATCGGATCCCGTGACCGGCTCTGCGCGAACGGTCTGTTCGGGCGGTGCGACCGAAATCGACAGGGCGGTCAGGGCTGCGGAACAGGCCTTCGCCACATATGGTTGGAGTGAGCGGGAAACCCGCGCCCGCTTCCTTGAGACCATCGCAGACGAAATCGAGGCCCGGGGCGCCGCCTTGACCGCCCTTGGCGCAAACGAGACCGGCCTGCCGAAAGCGCGTCTGGAGGGCGAGCGGGCCCGCACCACCGGCCAGCTCCGGATGTTCGCAGCCCACATCCGCAAGGGCGACTATCTCGACAGACGCCATGATGTGGCGCTGCCCGACCGCCAACCGCTGCCGCGCCCCGATTTGCGGTTGATCCAGCGCCCTCTCGGCGCCGTCGCGGTATTCGGCGCGTCGAACTTTCCGCTCGCCTTTTCCACGGCGGGCGGCGACACGGCAGCCGCGCTCGCTGCCGGTTGCCCGGTTGTCTACAAGGGACATCCCGCCCACCCGGCCACGGGCGAGTTGGTGGCACGTGCCATCGAAGCGGCGATCGAAGCCCTTTCGTTGCCCGCAGGCACGTTCGGTTTCGTTCAGTCCAACACAAATGAAGCCGGCGAGGCACTCGTGCGCCATCCGTTGATCCGCGCGGTCGGCTTCACCGGGTCCTTTCATGGCGGCAAGGCCCTGTTCGATATTGCCATGTCCCGACCGGAGCCCATCCCGTTCTACGGAGAGCTCGGATCGATCAACCCGGTCTTCGTCTTTCCTGCCGCACTGGCGGCGCGTGGCAGGGAAATCGGCGCCGGTTGGGCCGGGTCGCTCACCATGGGTGTCGGTCAGTTCTGTACCAATCCCGGCATTGTCGTGCTGCCGCAGGGCCCGGATGGCGATGCCTTCCGAGACGCTGCGCTGCGCGCGCTTGACGAAATCGCGCCGCAGCCGATGCTGACCCAAGGGGTCGCAAGAGGATACGCAGACGCCGTTGCCCGCGTTGCCGCAACCGCGCGCCGCTTGACCGAGGCCAAGGTGCCCCCTGCCCGTTGTGGCGCGCCGGTCGTCTTCGAGGTCACGGACACCGAATGGCTGGCAACCCCGGACCTCGCACAGGAGATGTTCGGTCCGGCTGCGATCCTCGTGCGCACCGCGTCACCCGAAACGATGATGCGCGTGGCGAAATCCTTCTCCGGCCAGCTTACGGCAACGGTGCAGATGGACGCAGAGGACACCGAGCAAGCGCGTAATCTGATGCCGGTTTTGGAACGAATGGCGGGACGGATCCTTGCCAACGGGTTCCCGACGGGCGTCGAGGTGGCCGACGCCATGGTGCATGGCGGCCCGTTCCCGGCCTCGACCAATTTCGGTGCGACGTCGGTCGGCAGCCTTGGCATCCGCCGTTTTCTGCGGCCGATTTCGTTTCAGAACCTCCCCGAGGCCCTCTTGCCCGCCGATTTGCGAGACGTCTGA
- a CDS encoding Gfo/Idh/MocA family oxidoreductase, whose amino-acid sequence MTATSIALVGIGKIARDQHVPALAASPAFELAATVSRSGGVEGVENFNSVEALVRDRPDIRVLSFCTPPQVRYPGARAALEAGCHVMLEKPPGASLSEVHALEALASDKGLTLFATWHSRHAASVAQAKEWLADKAVKSVRIDWKEDTRVWHPGQRWIWQAGGLGVFDPAINAFSILTEILPVPVHVSGAELRFPGNCETPIAGEVRMDGPCGPLVIADLDFLHEGDPFWRQTFETDGGTLTLDQGGAIMEIDGARHAGEDWKKPGIHGEYDGLYAKLANLLKAGASEVDLRPMTLVADAFTLGRRLDAPDFFDPALQET is encoded by the coding sequence GTGACAGCCACTAGCATCGCGCTTGTCGGCATAGGCAAGATCGCCCGCGACCAGCACGTCCCCGCGCTGGCCGCCTCGCCCGCCTTCGAACTGGCGGCGACCGTCAGCCGATCCGGCGGCGTGGAGGGCGTGGAGAATTTCAACAGCGTCGAGGCGCTCGTCCGCGACCGTCCGGATATCCGCGTCCTCAGCTTCTGCACACCACCGCAGGTCCGTTATCCGGGAGCGCGCGCGGCCCTTGAGGCGGGCTGTCACGTTATGCTGGAAAAGCCGCCAGGCGCCAGCCTGTCGGAAGTGCATGCGCTTGAGGCGCTGGCATCCGACAAGGGCCTGACACTCTTCGCCACATGGCATTCCCGTCACGCGGCCTCGGTCGCGCAGGCAAAAGAGTGGCTCGCCGACAAGGCGGTGAAATCGGTCAGGATCGACTGGAAGGAAGACACCCGCGTGTGGCATCCGGGACAGCGCTGGATCTGGCAGGCAGGCGGGCTCGGCGTCTTCGATCCGGCGATCAACGCCTTTTCGATCCTGACGGAGATACTGCCGGTGCCGGTTCATGTGAGCGGCGCGGAACTGCGGTTTCCGGGCAACTGCGAGACGCCGATCGCGGGAGAGGTGCGCATGGATGGCCCCTGCGGACCGCTGGTCATCGCCGATCTCGACTTTCTCCACGAGGGCGATCCGTTCTGGCGCCAGACCTTCGAGACCGATGGTGGCACGCTCACGCTCGACCAGGGCGGCGCAATCATGGAGATCGACGGGGCAAGGCATGCCGGGGAGGATTGGAAGAAGCCCGGCATCCACGGCGAATATGACGGGCTCTATGCCAAACTCGCCAACCTTCTGAAAGCCGGGGCCTCGGAGGTGGACCTTCGTCCGATGACGCTGGTCGCCGACGCCTTCACACTCGGCCGCCGCCTCGATGCCCCGGACTTCTTCGATCCCGCGCTCCAGGAGACTTGA
- the araD gene encoding L-arabinonate dehydratase, translating to MPFQPAAWPRKLRSQEWYGGTSRDNIYHRGWLKNQGYPHDLFDGRPVIGLLNTWSELTPCNGHLHELAQKVKAGVWEAGGFPLEVPVFSASENTFRPTAMMYRNLAAMAVEETMRAQPIDGAVLLVGCDKTTPSLLMGAASTDIPSIVVSGGPMLNGWFRGERIGSGTALWQMSEDIKAGKISRADFLEAEQAMNRSSGTCNTMGTASSMASMAEALGMALSGNAAIPAVDARRRVMAQMTGRRIVQMVKDDLKPSDILTRQAFENAIRTNGAIGGSTNAVIHLLALAGRAEVPLTLDDWDRLGRDVPTIVNLMPSGDYLMEEFFYAGGLPVVLKRLGEAGMLNREALTVSGKSIWEEVKDAENRNEDVIRPAERVLTSSGGIAVLKGNLAPDGAVIKPSAASPHLMKHRGRAVVFEDIDAYKAQIDDEALDIDETCVMVLRNCGPKGYPGMSEVGNMGLPPKVLRKGITDMVRISDARMSGTAYGTVILHVSPEAAAGGPLAIVRTGDMIEIDVEARSIHLDLSSDEIATRLAQWRAPEGPPAQGGYTRLYYDSVEGADTGADFIFLKGRRGREVPRDSH from the coding sequence ATGCCTTTTCAACCGGCGGCATGGCCCCGCAAACTCAGATCGCAGGAATGGTACGGCGGCACGTCGCGCGACAACATCTATCATCGCGGCTGGCTGAAGAACCAGGGCTACCCGCACGACCTGTTCGACGGCAGGCCGGTGATCGGCCTGCTCAACACCTGGTCGGAACTGACGCCCTGCAACGGCCATCTGCACGAGCTGGCGCAGAAGGTGAAGGCAGGCGTCTGGGAGGCTGGCGGATTTCCGCTGGAGGTGCCGGTTTTCTCGGCCTCGGAGAACACGTTCCGTCCGACCGCCATGATGTACCGCAACCTCGCCGCCATGGCGGTGGAAGAAACGATGCGCGCCCAGCCGATTGACGGGGCGGTTCTGCTGGTGGGGTGTGACAAGACCACGCCGTCGCTGCTGATGGGTGCGGCCTCCACCGACATCCCCTCCATCGTCGTCTCAGGCGGCCCGATGTTGAACGGCTGGTTCCGGGGCGAGCGGATCGGATCAGGCACGGCGCTGTGGCAGATGTCGGAGGACATAAAGGCGGGCAAGATCAGTCGGGCGGATTTCCTGGAGGCCGAACAGGCGATGAACCGGTCTTCGGGCACCTGCAACACCATGGGCACGGCCTCCTCCATGGCCTCCATGGCCGAGGCATTGGGAATGGCGCTGTCCGGCAATGCCGCCATTCCCGCCGTCGATGCCCGCCGACGCGTGATGGCGCAAATGACGGGACGGCGCATCGTGCAAATGGTCAAGGACGACCTCAAGCCCTCCGATATTCTCACCAGGCAGGCGTTTGAAAACGCGATCCGCACCAATGGCGCGATCGGCGGCTCAACCAATGCGGTGATCCACCTTCTGGCGCTTGCCGGCAGGGCCGAGGTGCCGCTGACGCTCGACGACTGGGACCGCCTCGGTCGCGACGTGCCGACCATCGTCAACCTGATGCCGTCGGGCGACTATCTGATGGAGGAGTTCTTCTATGCCGGTGGCCTGCCCGTCGTCTTGAAGCGCCTCGGCGAGGCCGGGATGCTCAATCGCGAGGCGCTAACGGTGTCGGGCAAATCCATCTGGGAAGAGGTCAAGGATGCGGAGAACCGGAACGAGGATGTGATCCGACCGGCGGAGCGGGTGCTGACCTCGTCGGGCGGGATCGCCGTGCTGAAGGGAAATCTGGCGCCGGATGGCGCGGTGATCAAGCCTTCTGCCGCCTCCCCCCACCTGATGAAACACCGCGGCCGCGCCGTCGTGTTCGAGGATATCGACGCCTACAAGGCGCAGATCGACGACGAGGCTCTCGACATTGACGAGACCTGCGTGATGGTTCTCAGGAACTGCGGTCCGAAGGGATATCCGGGCATGTCGGAAGTCGGCAACATGGGCCTGCCGCCCAAGGTGCTGAGAAAGGGCATCACCGACATGGTGCGCATATCCGATGCGCGCATGTCCGGCACCGCCTATGGCACGGTGATCCTGCATGTATCGCCGGAAGCGGCAGCGGGCGGGCCGCTCGCCATCGTGCGCACCGGCGACATGATCGAGATCGACGTGGAAGCCCGCTCCATCCACCTCGATCTGTCATCCGACGAGATCGCCACGCGCCTGGCCCAATGGCGCGCGCCGGAGGGACCGCCAGCCCAAGGCGGCTACACCCGCCTTTATTACGACAGCGTCGAAGGTGCCGACACGGGTGCCGATTTCATCTTTCTCAAGGGCCGCCGAGGCCGGGAGGTACCACGTGACAGCCACTAG
- the araD1 gene encoding AraD1 family protein → MLLSQYSRADGTPQIVVREGTEAYEVKTDLCLYALARDCIDTGQPLRERIAALGVRDAVDIEALYASGRLLPPVTHPDPAHLHMTGTGLTHLGSASTRAEMHKAAQEHETDSMRMFRLGVEGGKPANGAAGVQPEWFYKGNGFSLAAPGAPLEAPEFAEDGGEEPEIAGIYLIAPDGTPVRLGWALANEFSDHVMERRNYLYLAHSKLRPAAIGPELLIGELPQSVEGLSRVRRGDETIFEQPFLSGEANMNHSLANLEHHHFKYRLFRQPGDVHIHMFGTATLSFAAGITPRDGDVFEIEAGPFGLPLRNPLSFTPLASPEPRIEIRTL, encoded by the coding sequence ATGCTGCTGTCCCAATACTCTCGGGCGGATGGAACTCCGCAGATCGTCGTTCGCGAGGGAACAGAAGCCTATGAGGTGAAAACCGACCTGTGCCTCTACGCGCTCGCGCGCGACTGCATCGATACGGGCCAGCCGCTGCGCGAGCGGATCGCCGCGCTCGGCGTCCGCGACGCGGTGGACATCGAGGCGCTTTACGCATCCGGCAGACTTCTGCCGCCGGTGACCCATCCCGACCCTGCGCATCTCCACATGACCGGCACCGGGCTCACGCATCTGGGATCGGCGTCTACGCGTGCGGAAATGCACAAGGCAGCGCAAGAGCACGAGACCGACAGCATGCGGATGTTCCGGCTGGGTGTGGAGGGCGGCAAGCCTGCGAACGGTGCGGCCGGGGTGCAGCCGGAATGGTTCTACAAGGGCAACGGTTTCTCGCTCGCAGCTCCTGGCGCCCCGCTGGAAGCGCCCGAATTCGCCGAGGACGGCGGCGAGGAGCCGGAAATCGCCGGGATCTATCTCATCGCGCCGGATGGAACGCCGGTGCGGCTGGGCTGGGCGCTGGCAAACGAGTTTTCCGATCACGTCATGGAACGGCGCAACTACCTCTATCTCGCCCATTCCAAACTGCGCCCCGCGGCCATCGGCCCGGAACTCTTGATCGGCGAGCTGCCGCAAAGTGTCGAGGGCCTCTCGCGCGTCAGGCGGGGCGACGAGACGATCTTCGAACAGCCGTTCCTTTCGGGCGAGGCCAACATGAACCATTCGCTGGCGAACCTGGAACACCACCATTTCAAGTACCGGCTGTTCCGCCAGCCGGGCGACGTGCACATCCACATGTTCGGAACGGCAACGCTCTCCTTCGCCGCAGGGATCACCCCGCGCGACGGCGACGTTTTCGAGATCGAGGCGGGTCCCTTTGGCCTGCCCCTGCGCAATCCCCTGTCCTTCACGCCGCTCGCAAGTCCCGAGCCGCGCATCGAAATCCGCACGCTGTGA
- the mmsB gene encoding multiple monosaccharide ABC transporter permease, giving the protein MSDTTTPIRLSSARSGESAAAPRSGWHFLKGHLREYGILIALVVIMAFFQVATDGILLKPVNLTNLILQNSYIVIMAVGMLLVIVCGHIDLSVGSVLGFIGALAAVMIVQWDMPWPVASLLCLGAGALIGMAQGFWVAYFRIPSFIVTLAGMLVFKGLTLWLLAGQSVGPFPPHFRLIASGFVPDIFAGEHLNLFSLLIGIAVAGLLLWLAMRTRAQQRSVGAEVEPFAFFAARNLLIFAALVYMSWLMAGFRGLPNVFVVMALLIAIYAFLTNRTTFGRRIYAIGGNEKAASLSGINSKRLTFLTFANMGMLAALAGLVFAARLNTATPKAGVAFELDVIAAVFIGGASMSGGVGTVVGAVVGAFIMGVMNNGMSILGIGIDWQQVIKGLVLLAAVIFDVLNKQKG; this is encoded by the coding sequence ATGAGCGACACGACAACCCCCATCCGCCTGTCGAGCGCCAGATCAGGCGAGAGCGCAGCCGCCCCCAGGTCGGGCTGGCATTTCCTCAAAGGTCACCTTCGCGAATACGGCATCCTCATCGCGCTGGTCGTCATCATGGCCTTCTTTCAGGTCGCGACCGACGGGATCCTTCTGAAGCCCGTGAACCTGACCAATCTCATCTTGCAGAACTCCTACATCGTCATCATGGCGGTGGGCATGCTGCTGGTGATCGTGTGCGGGCACATCGACCTTTCCGTCGGCTCCGTGCTGGGCTTCATCGGGGCGCTGGCGGCGGTGATGATCGTGCAGTGGGACATGCCGTGGCCGGTAGCGAGCCTTCTGTGCCTGGGCGCGGGCGCGCTGATCGGCATGGCCCAGGGCTTCTGGGTCGCCTATTTCCGCATTCCTTCCTTCATCGTCACGCTTGCCGGCATGCTGGTCTTCAAGGGGTTGACGCTGTGGCTTCTCGCCGGTCAGTCCGTCGGCCCCTTCCCGCCCCATTTCAGGCTCATCGCCTCCGGCTTCGTACCCGACATCTTCGCTGGCGAGCACCTGAACCTGTTTTCGCTTCTCATCGGCATCGCGGTGGCCGGCCTGCTGCTGTGGCTCGCCATGCGCACCCGCGCCCAGCAACGCAGCGTCGGTGCGGAGGTCGAGCCCTTCGCCTTCTTCGCCGCGCGAAACCTGCTGATCTTCGCAGCCCTCGTCTACATGTCATGGCTCATGGCGGGGTTTCGCGGACTGCCAAACGTCTTCGTCGTCATGGCGCTCTTGATCGCGATCTACGCCTTCCTGACCAACCGCACGACCTTTGGCCGCCGCATCTATGCCATTGGCGGCAACGAGAAGGCGGCGTCCCTATCGGGCATCAACTCCAAGCGCCTGACTTTCCTGACATTCGCCAACATGGGCATGCTGGCCGCGCTCGCGGGGCTTGTCTTTGCCGCCCGCCTCAACACGGCAACGCCGAAGGCCGGTGTCGCCTTCGAGCTCGATGTGATCGCGGCCGTCTTCATCGGGGGCGCCTCCATGTCCGGCGGTGTCGGTACGGTCGTCGGCGCCGTGGTGGGCGCCTTCATCATGGGGGTCATGAACAACGGCATGTCGATCCTCGGCATCGGCATCGACTGGCAGCAGGTCATCAAGGGGCTCGTCTTGCTGGCCGCGGTGATCTTCGACGTCCTGAACAAGCAGAAGGGGTGA
- the mmsA gene encoding multiple monosaccharide ABC transporter ATP-binding protein, with translation MSPILEMREITKEFPGVKALDRVTLSVDEGEIHAVVGENGAGKSTLMKVLSGVYPHGSYEGEIVFDGAPRTFRSIRDSEDLGIIIIHQELALIPLLSVAENIFLGNERAHGGIIDWRETHERAVELLARVGLKENPETIVEQLGLGKQQLVEIAKALSKNVRLLILDEPTSSLNESDSEKLLDLLVDFRAKGITSILISHKLNEVSKVADTITVLRDGATVARMACADGVDEDEIIRNMVGRSLQDRYPPRGPGEPGEIAMEVRNWTACHPLHPGRRVVDDVSFHVRKGEVLGIAGLMGAGRTELAMSLFGRSYGRDISGEVEINGRPADVSTVQRAIRSGIAYATEDRKTYGVILDDTIRRNVPLANLPAVARNGIVERHREAEVAESYRDRLAIKSASVEQAVVDLSGGNQQKVVLSKWLFADPDILILDEPTRGIDVGAKFEIYTVIRDLAAQGKAIIVISSELPELLGISDRIYVMSEGRFVGEMPAAEASQEKIMARIVRSAAETGAQA, from the coding sequence ATGTCACCGATCCTCGAAATGCGAGAAATCACCAAGGAATTCCCGGGCGTCAAGGCGCTCGATCGGGTGACCCTGTCTGTTGACGAAGGCGAGATCCATGCCGTCGTCGGCGAGAACGGGGCGGGCAAGTCCACGCTCATGAAAGTGCTGTCCGGTGTCTATCCGCATGGCAGCTACGAGGGCGAGATCGTCTTTGACGGCGCCCCGCGCACCTTCCGCTCCATCCGCGACAGCGAAGATCTCGGGATCATCATCATTCATCAGGAGCTGGCTCTGATCCCGCTCCTGTCGGTGGCGGAGAACATCTTTCTCGGCAATGAGCGCGCCCATGGCGGCATTATCGACTGGCGCGAGACGCACGAGCGGGCCGTCGAGCTTCTGGCCCGCGTCGGCCTGAAGGAGAACCCGGAGACCATCGTCGAGCAACTCGGCCTCGGCAAGCAGCAGCTGGTCGAGATCGCCAAGGCGCTTTCGAAGAACGTTCGTCTCCTGATCCTCGACGAGCCGACCTCGTCGCTGAACGAGAGCGACAGCGAGAAGCTTCTGGATCTACTCGTCGACTTTCGCGCCAAGGGCATCACCTCGATCCTCATCTCGCACAAGCTGAACGAGGTCTCGAAGGTCGCCGACACGATCACCGTACTGCGCGACGGGGCGACGGTGGCGCGCATGGCATGTGCCGACGGTGTCGACGAGGACGAGATCATCCGCAACATGGTCGGCCGGTCGCTCCAGGACCGCTATCCGCCGCGCGGGCCGGGTGAGCCCGGCGAGATCGCGATGGAGGTCCGCAACTGGACCGCTTGCCACCCCCTCCACCCCGGACGGCGGGTGGTCGACGACGTCAGTTTCCATGTCCGCAAGGGCGAGGTCCTGGGCATAGCCGGGCTGATGGGGGCCGGGCGAACGGAACTCGCCATGAGCCTCTTCGGCCGGAGCTATGGCCGCGACATCTCCGGCGAGGTCGAGATCAACGGCCGGCCCGCCGACGTCTCCACGGTGCAGCGGGCCATCCGCTCCGGCATCGCCTATGCCACCGAAGACCGCAAGACCTATGGCGTCATCCTCGACGACACCATCCGGCGCAACGTGCCGCTCGCCAACCTCCCCGCGGTTGCTCGAAACGGCATCGTGGAGCGCCACCGGGAGGCGGAAGTGGCCGAAAGCTATCGCGACCGGCTGGCGATCAAGTCCGCCTCGGTCGAACAGGCCGTTGTCGACCTGTCGGGCGGCAACCAGCAGAAGGTCGTGCTCTCCAAGTGGCTCTTTGCTGATCCGGACATCCTGATCCTCGACGAGCCGACCCGGGGCATCGATGTCGGCGCGAAATTCGAGATCTACACCGTAATCCGCGACCTCGCCGCCCAGGGCAAGGCGATCATCGTGATCTCGTCGGAACTGCCGGAACTGCTGGGGATTTCAGACCGCATCTACGTGATGAGCGAAGGCCGGTTCGTGGGTGAGATGCCAGCGGCCGAAGCGAGCCAGGAGAAGATCATGGCAAGGATTGTCCGTTCCGCAGCGGAGACGGGAGCACAGGCATGA
- the chvE gene encoding multiple monosaccharide ABC transporter substrate-binding protein: protein MNLTRRAFGAAVISIALAAPAIAQDKGYVGIAMPTKSSARWIDDGNNMVKQFEAAGYTADLQYAEDDIPNQLAQIENMITKGVDVLVIAAIDGTTLTSALANAAAANIKIVAYDRLIRDSGDVDYYATFDNFKVGVQQAETLVAGLKERFPDARPWNVELFGGSPDDNNAYFFYNGAMSVLQPLIDEGQVAIPSGQRGMDTVGTLRWDGSVAQARMDNLLSAYYTDRKVNGVLSPYDGLSIGIISSLQGVGYGSGDMKMPIITGQDAEVPSVKAILRGAQYSTIFKDTRELARVTMGMVDALLTGGTPEINDTKTYDNGVKVVPSYLLEPVPVTAKNWESVLIESGYYTRDQIQ, encoded by the coding sequence ATGAATTTGACCAGACGCGCCTTCGGCGCGGCCGTTATTTCCATTGCGCTTGCTGCGCCTGCTATTGCGCAGGACAAGGGATATGTCGGCATCGCCATGCCCACCAAGTCGTCCGCCCGCTGGATCGACGACGGCAACAACATGGTGAAACAGTTCGAGGCGGCCGGTTACACCGCCGACCTGCAATATGCCGAAGACGACATCCCCAACCAGCTCGCCCAGATCGAGAACATGATCACCAAGGGCGTGGATGTGCTTGTCATCGCGGCGATCGACGGCACCACGCTGACAAGCGCGTTGGCCAATGCAGCGGCCGCCAATATCAAGATTGTCGCCTATGACCGGCTGATCCGCGACAGTGGCGATGTCGACTATTACGCCACATTCGACAATTTCAAGGTCGGCGTGCAACAGGCCGAAACGCTTGTGGCGGGACTGAAGGAACGGTTCCCCGACGCCCGCCCATGGAACGTGGAGCTGTTCGGCGGCAGCCCAGACGATAACAACGCCTACTTTTTCTACAACGGCGCCATGTCGGTGCTGCAGCCGCTGATCGACGAAGGCCAGGTCGCCATTCCCTCGGGACAACGTGGCATGGATACGGTCGGGACGCTGCGGTGGGACGGCTCGGTCGCGCAGGCGCGGATGGATAATCTGCTCTCCGCCTATTACACCGACCGAAAGGTCAACGGGGTGCTTTCACCCTATGACGGCCTTTCCATCGGCATCATCTCCTCGCTGCAGGGCGTCGGCTACGGCTCAGGCGACATGAAGATGCCGATCATCACCGGCCAGGATGCAGAGGTTCCCTCCGTCAAGGCGATCCTGCGCGGGGCGCAATACTCCACCATCTTCAAGGATACCCGAGAGCTCGCCCGCGTGACCATGGGCATGGTGGACGCCCTGCTCACCGGCGGCACACCGGAGATCAACGACACGAAGACCTATGACAATGGCGTCAAGGTCGTCCCCTCCTATCTGCTGGAACCGGTGCCGGTGACGGCGAAGAACTGGGAGAGCGTGCTGATCGAAAGCGGGTACTACACCCGAGACCAGATCCAGTAG